The following coding sequences lie in one Lolium perenne isolate Kyuss_39 chromosome 2, Kyuss_2.0, whole genome shotgun sequence genomic window:
- the LOC127335753 gene encoding plasmodesmata-located protein 8 — protein sequence MCASLSSVMQRLRNQLCRHANTVVIVLLVLVIGATVTEADTSTFIYAGCSPSKYDPGSPFEGNLKSLLTSITTSSPNAPYSSFTAGGGSNGTAVYGLYQCRGDLGNGDCAACVREALARLNEVCTDASAASLQLEGCYVRYDGSDFVGRPDTAMVYRKCSTSTSADGGFLASRDAVLGALQQGAAANGYRASSSGTVQGVSQCLGDLAAADCAVCLAQAVGQLKGTCGTALAADVHLAQCYVRYWASGYYFRPSQDYSQDDVGRTVAIIVGILAGLALIVVFISFLRKSC from the exons ATGTGCGCTTCGTTATCGTCAGTCATGCAGCGCCTCCGCAACCAACTCTGCCGCCACGCCAACACCGTCGTCATCGTCCTGCTCGTGCTCGTCATCGGCGCCACGGTCACGGAGGCGGACACCAGCACGTTCATCTACGCGGGGTGCTCGCCGTCCAAGTACGATCCGGGGAGCCCCTTCGAGGGCAACCTCAAGTCGCTGCTCACCTCCATCACCACCTCCTCCCCCAACGCCCCCTACAGCAGCTTCACGGCCGGCGGCGGCAGCAACGGGACCGCCGTGTACGGTCTCTACCAGTGCCGCGGCGACCTGGGCAACGGCGACTGCGCGGCGTGCGTGCGGGAGGCGCTGGCGCGGCTCAACGAGGTCTGCACGGACGCCTCCGCGGCGTCGCTGCAGCTGGAGGGCTGCTACGTGCGCTACGACGGCAGCGACTTCGTGGGGCGGCCCGACACGGCCATGGTGTACCGCAAGTGCAGCACCAGCACCAGCGCCGACGGCGGCTTCCTCGCGAGCCGGGACGCCGTGCTGGGCGCGCTGCAGCAGGGCGCGGCCGCCAACGGGTACAGGGCGAGCAGCTCCGGGACCGTGCAGGGGGTGTCGCAGTGCCTCGGCGACCTCGCCGCCGCCGACTGCGCGGTGTGCCTGGCGCAGGCGGTCGGCCAGCTCAAGGGCACCTGCGGCACGGCGCTGGCCGCCGACGTGCACCTCGCCCAGTGCTACGTCAGGTACTGGGCCAGCGGCTACTACTTCCGCCCCTCACAAG ATTATTCGCAAGATGACGTTGGGCGGACCGTGGCGATAATAGTGGGCATCCTCGCAGGCCTGGCCCTCATCGTGGTCTTCATCTCCTTCCTCAGGAAATCAT GTTAA
- the LOC127335756 gene encoding vacuolar-processing enzyme beta-isozyme 1 — protein sequence MARWWVCGLLSLLAVAAAAAAAEGNAEPLIRLPTQKGRDATAAPAPAPAAAEEEEGVTRWAVLVAGSRGYGNYRHQADVCHAYQILKRGGVKEENIVVFMYDDIAKNHLNPRPGVIINNPKGKDVYAGVPKDYTGDQVTTKNFFAVLMGNKTAVTGGSRKVINSKPQDHIFIYYSDHGGPGVLGMPNMPYLYAGDLIKVLREKHASKSYSKMVIYVEACESGSIFEGLMPEDLNIYVTTAANANEDSYGTYCPGTETPPPPEYSTCLGDVYSVSWMEDSETHNLKKETIKDQYEVVKNRTSGSDRVNRGSHVMEYGDKTFRDEKLFLYQGFDPANANINNRLLLPGLEGAINQRDADVLFMWKRYEQLSEGSEEKLRALREIKETVLHRKHLDSSIDFIGKLLFGFVNGPSMLEAPRSSGQPLVDDWDCLKRMVRVFESHCGSLTQYGMKHMRAFANICNNGVSEAGMKEASISACGGYNSAKWSPLALGHSA from the exons ATGGCTCGGTGGTGGGTTTGTGGACTCCTCTCGCTCCTGGCGGtggccgcggccgccgccgctgcggagGGGAATGCGGAGCCGCTGATTCGGCTGCCGACGCAGAAGGGGCGTGACGCGACTGCAGCTCCTGCCCCTgccccggcggcggcggaggaggaggaaggggtcACGAGGTGGGCCGTGCTCGTTGCGGGCTCCAGAGGTTACGGAAACTACCGGCACCAG GCCGATGTGTGCCACGCCTACCAGATTCTGAAGAGAGGAGGGGTAAAGGAGGAGAACATTGTGGTGTTTATGTACGACGACATCGCCAAAAACCACCTCAACCCAAGACCTGGGGTCATCATCAACAATCCTAAAGGGAAAGATGTTTACGCTGGTGTTCCAAAG GACTACACTGGTGACCAGGTCACTACTAAAAACTTCTTTGCAGTTCTCATGGGCAACAAAACTGCAGTTACTGGAGGGAGTAGGAAGGTGATAAACAGCAAACCGCAGGATCACATCTTCATCTATTACTCGGATCATGGGGGTCCCGGTGTTCTTG GTATGCCCAACATGCCGTACCTTTATGCTGGCGACTTGATTAAGGTGTTACGAGAAAAGCATGCTTCTAAGAGTTATTCAAAAATG GTTATATATGTTGAAGCGTGTGAAAGTGGCAGTATATTTGAGGGTCTAATGCCAGAAGATCTTAATATTTATGTTACAACAGCAGCTAATGCAAATGAAGACAGTTATGGAACATACTGCCCTGGGACGGAAACACCTCCTCCTCCTGAATACAGTACCTGTTTAGGTGACGTCTACAGTGTTTCTTGGATGGAAGATAG TGAAACTCACAATCTAAAGAAGGAAACAATCAAGGATCAGTACGAGGTG GTTAAAAATAGAACTTCAGGCTCAGATAGGGTCAATAGGGGTTCTCATGTCATGGAGTATGGTGACAAGACATTCAGGGATGAGAAGCTTTTCCTTTATCAAGGTTTTGATCCTGCAAATGCCAACATCAACAACAGGCTGCTTTTGCCTGGCCTGGAGGGTGCAATCAATCAGAGAGATGCCGATGTTCTTTTCATGTGGAAGAGG TATGAGCAGTTAAGTGAAGGATCAGAAGAGAAGCTGAGGGCTCTCAGGGAAATCAAAGAAACTGTGCTACACAGGAAGCATCTCGACAGCAGCATCGATTTCATCGGGAAGCTTCTCTTTGGATTTGTAAATGGGCCTTCAATGCTTGAGGCTCCTAGAAGCTCTGGCCAACCATTGGTTGATGACTGGGATTGTTTGAAGAGGATG GTGCGGGTCTTCGAATCCCACTGTGGATCGCTCACTCAGTATGGCATGAAACACATGAGGGCGTTCGCAAACATATGCAACAACGGCGTCTCCGAGGCTGGGATGAAGGAAGCAAGCATCAGCGCCTGTGGCGGTTACAACTCGGCGAAGTGGAGCCCACTAGCTCTGGGTCACAGCGCCTGA